Within Buteo buteo chromosome 10, bButBut1.hap1.1, whole genome shotgun sequence, the genomic segment CAGAAGACAAGAAGATAAGCAAGGGATGGTTTGTTAATGCTTCCTCCACGTAAACAGGGCTACACAGAGACATGTAATGTGTTGTCAGCTTTAGTAGACTTGTTTAAAAAACTGTTAGTGATTTGTATAGCATCCTTTTTATGGGGTTATTTCACCTGTCAATAGCACGCTTTTTTTCTACTCCTTTTCTAGATGGCATCTGCTGAAATTAGTACTCCTGTGTCTATGAGGATGACTAGAAGAAGAACTAAATCAATTCGTAATCCAGAGGTAATTCAAGAATCTCAGTTTGAAGAGTTGGAACTTGCAGAAACAAAGTCAGATGTCAGTGATAGCTTAGAGATGCAAATTACTAGAAATGAGAACACAACTGTTCATTCAGCACTGTCAGTTGCTGAACTGCAACCTGATGGGGATGTGTCAGAAACAGAATCTGTGTCTGGTCTTCAGACACCTTTGTTTGTAAGAGTAACAAGACGACGACAAATTGTAGTTCCTTATCAACCAGATTCTTCtgacaaaaaaagacatgacaAGACAGCTTTTCTAAGTAAGTTAAGCAGGGTTCTGGATGAAGATGATGTCTCTGAAGCTGAGTCTTgttcctctgctgtttctggTGTCCAGGTGCCTAATGTTACCAGAACTACAAGAAGcaggcaaagcaaaaagcaattGCAGCCAGATGCAGTTCATGAAGCCCAGAGTGAAGATATTTCTGATGCAGAGTCATGCTGCTTAAGTTCTCATATGGAACCATCCATCACTACTAAACGAATTACTAGGAGCATGCAAATGAAATCACAAGCAGAAAATACTAAGCAGactgagaaaggaaacagaattgTTTTGGAAGATGAGAACTTAATTGTAGACACCATTAAATCTGAGCCTGTAATAATTTCTGATTCTAGACCTGCTACAGAACTTGTCTCTGACACAGAAGATGCTTCCTCTGTCACTGAGGATAGTAAAGAACCCAATTCACCTAAAAGTAAATGTTCTTCCGAATCTGCCATTACAACTCAGAGTGAAGACATGAAAGAAGAGGTTTTGAGTGATGTGACACCCAGCGGTCTTACAAAAATGAAACGAAGTAACACTGAAttgcctggaaaaaaagccataaaaaataCAGAGTCTGTTGGGGTAGATGATTCAGAGGAAGCATGTAGCCAAATACAAGAAGAACACAGCAAAATACTCGTGAGGAAGGGGAAATCGGAGCGTATGGATCTTTCTTTGACTGATTGCATGAGTCCCAAACAATTTTTAGAATCCCACGGGCAAATAACAccaaatgaaagtaaaaatattcctgaatGCAAAAGAGCAGATGCACAGCAGTCTTTCACCCATGCTGATAAATTAAGAAAGGGTGAGCAAGCTAGTGCACTGAGCAGCCCACAAAAGGACATAGCCGTTGCACAAAGAACTGATAGTGTTGGTAGATGCAGGATGCTTGAAATTGGTGTGGAC encodes:
- the DNTTIP2 gene encoding deoxynucleotidyltransferase terminal-interacting protein 2 isoform X1; this encodes MVATRRAAARRREQGARAGGGGGGAACGPESADAAEMASAEISTPVSMRMTRRRTKSIRNPEVIQESQFEELELAETKSDVSDSLEMQITRNENTTVHSALSVAELQPDGDVSETESVSGLQTPLFVRVTRRRQIVVPYQPDSSDKKRHDKTAFLSKLSRVLDEDDVSEAESCSSAVSGVQVPNVTRTTRSRQSKKQLQPDAVHEAQSEDISDAESCCLSSHMEPSITTKRITRSMQMKSQAENTKQTEKGNRIVLEDENLIVDTIKSEPVIISDSRPATELVSDTEDASSVTEDSKEPNSPKSKCSSESAITTQSEDMKEEVLSDVTPSGLTKMKRSNTELPGKKAIKNTESVGVDDSEEACSQIQEEHSKILVRKGKSERMDLSLTDCMSPKQFLESHGQITPNESKNIPECKRADAQQSFTHADKLRKGEQASALSSPQKDIAVAQRTDSVGRCRMLEIGVDSGEDQTGEYAESVSHSSERSSSGNDSVALFLSKDESDKSENSDVEDIDAVEENLCYVEADERTPSLNKSLKTSSLHAEGLFVIDTEPGMSSSQKYYLDQVEENNDAESKHEGSEKVEESSDLEEAEEELIDEDEKDEDDDLLKNKIDILHLSSSIDPGLNIKKLGGLYISFDAKKQKPRSSVIKQLKEKKKDQLLQKSIITPDFEKKECVPPFRESLHQLKKQRRAEREKTTGDGWFGMKAPEITSELKNDLKVLKMRASLDPKHFYKKNDRDGLPKYFQVGTVVDSPIDFYHSRIPKKQRKRTIVEELLADSELRRYNKKKYQEIMSEKAAFAAGKRNRKKKKFHN